Genomic window (Corynebacterium simulans):
GAAGCGGCAGGTTGCCGTCGCCAGCAGTGAAGTCAACCAGGCCGGCCCACATGCGGCGATCCGCGGTGGCACACATGCCTTTATCGCGGGTGCTCGGCTTCAGGTCGAGGAACTCGGTCCCGGTACGCGCGGCCAAGTCCACCTGCATCCATTGGGAAGCATCCTCCCAAGCCCGCACATTCGGCAAGAAGGTGTGATCGAGCGGTGCCGGACCCACGTGCAGCAGGCAATAGCTACCAGCAGAGCCGATGGTGGGATACCCGACGATCTGAATGCGCGCATTTGGCGCCGCAGCACGGATGCGGCCGATGAGCGGAGCGTTCGCATCCACGAAGCGGCGGCGCAGCTCACCCTCGCTCATGCCTGGGTTGTTATACGTGTCATTAAAGCCCGTGGCGTAGAGAACGCGGCGGGTATTTGGGCTCAACGCGCCAGTCTGGATAGCGCGATCAACCTGGGCGAACATCTGCGGGCCGCGCGAGAAGGAAACAGCGCCGGAGCAAGAAAAGTCTGCGACCGGCAGGCCCAGCTTCGCGCCAGTGCGGCGGGCATAGTTATTAGACTGCGGACAATTCACGCCGCCAGCACTCTGGGAGCTCAGACGCGCGGTGAGATAAGCACCCGCGTCTGGGTCGGCCAACACGGAATCACCAAAGGCCACCAGATTTGCATCGGCTGCCACCGCTTGAGGTGCCGTGCCCAGGCCTACCGCGATGCAGGTCGCAGCAAAAGCTGCCATTACCTTCTTTTTCAGGTTCATGGATTTCCTCTCAAATTTTGCTGCCCATCATCTTAGCCCAACCTGGGCGGTCCGTTTAGAATCAATATATGTTCTATGGCAAAAATATACTATAGTCCACAGGGGCAACTTCTGTAACATTAGTAACAATCTTCCGAGCCGCGCAACGGTCTGTGCAGCCCACACGATTTACAAGCCGGTAGCCTAACTGTCGCGCTAGCTTTCCCTTATTGACGTAGGACTTTTACTCAACATGCCTTTTAATTTCTCTGATTTAACCTTCCACGCCGCTGCCCTGAGCCGCTTTATCCCGCAGCTTTTTAAGTCCGGCATCATCACCCACCGTGATGGCATCACCCCGCTGCTCAAGGCCGGCCCCATCTTAAGCCGCTACCGCTTTACCACTGCCCGCGAGCTCGAGCAGGGCTATATCACCTGCCCAGAGCGCCTCGCGCTAATCGACGACGACGGCACCCTCACCTACCGCCAACTGCGCAACAACGCGCAGACCCTGGCCAAGCACCTACGCAGCCTCGATCTGCCAGAAATCCGCCTCGGCGTGATGGCCCGCAACGGCCGCGGCATCATCACCCCATTAGGCGCCAAGGGATACGCAGGCGCGCATATCTTCCTGCTCAACGTCGGTTCTTCCCCAGAGCAGCTCGCAGGCTGCATCGAGGAAAACAACATCAACGTGCTCGTCATCGACGACGAATTCATCGACCGCCTCGATCCCGCCTATCACGAGAGGATCGCCGTTATTATCGGGCATGACTCGGGCGCGGAACATTTCGGGCTGCCGACGCTAGACGGCATCGTCAAGCACGCCGAAGCAGTGCGCGACATCCGCTTGCCAAAGTATCCGAAGCACGGGCACATCGTGCTGATGTCTTCTGGCACCACCGGCATCCCCAAGGGCATCATGCGCCCGGAGCCGACGCTGCCGGTCGTGCTGGCATCCATCGTGGAAAACATCCCCTGGCGTGCCAACCAGAAGGTGCAGATGACCGCATCCATCTTCCACACGTGGGGCTGGGCCTGCCTCAATATCGCGCTGGGACTGCGCAATACCATCGTGACCCGTCGCGTCTTCGACCCGGCGGCCGCGCTCGATGACATCCAGCGCTACCAGCTCGATGGTCTGCTTTCCTCCCCCGTCTTCTTCCGCCAGATGGTTGAGGTTGACCCGGATTCGGCGTATGACACCTCTTCGCTGAAGTTCATTGCCTCCGCCGGGCATGCGCTGACCCCGGAGATCGTGAAGGAAACCCACGAGCGCTTCGGCCCGATTCTCTGCAACGTCTATGGCTCCACGGAGCTGGCGCTGGCGTCGACGGCCAGCATGGAAGAGGTGGCTAAAGACCCGACCATCGGCGGCAAGATTGCCTCCGGCACTAAGCTGCGCATCCTCGATGAGGAGGGCAATGAGGTTCCGCGCGGCGAGGTCGGCGAGATCTACCTGACCAATTCCACCGCACTCATTGGCTATACCAATCCGAAGATCCCACTCCACAAGGTCGATGGCCTCATTTCCATCGGGGACTTGGGCTATATCGACCCCGAGGGCTACCTGCATGTGGTGGGCCGCGCCGATGACATGATCATCGTCGGCGGCGAGAACGTGCACCCGCAGTCGGTGACGGAGGTACTCGAGGCCATGCCGGGCATCGCGGAGGTGCATGCCGGTGGCGTGGAGGATGAAACCACCTTCCAGCGCATCGCCGTGTGGGCGGTGACCACGCGGGACGCCCTAGGCAACGCCGTGACTGCCGACGCCATCCGTGCCTGGGTCCGCGAGAACCTGGCGGACCACTCCGTGCCGCGCGATGTCCACTTCCTGGACAAACTCCCGCGCAATGCCACGGGCAAGGTGGTGCCGCGCCTGCTGCACGGCACCGACTAACCCACGCCTATTCCTCTCAAGACGTAGAACCCTCCGAGCCAAAACTGCCCGAGTTGCCAAAACCTTCGCTCCTAACCGCAGGGAACAACGTTGTTTTTGGCAACTCGGGCAGTTTTTGTGTCTGGGATTTAATCCAGCCGGCTAGCTGCTGCGCTTGACGGTTGCTGCGACTTCGCCTGGCAGGGCATGGCCCTCGCGAGCGATGTCGACTCCGGCGACCTGCTTGGCCGTCGGGCACACCACCGGGGTGATGAGGTTGACGCCGCGCTCGCGCAGCTTGCTTGCCTCCACCGCGATGATCGGCGTGCCGGCAGTGACGGTATCGCCCTTCTTAGCCAGGGCGGTGAAACCTTCGCCCTTGAGCTCCACGGTGTCGATGCCGATGTGAATGAGCAGGTCCAGCCCATCCGCGGTCTTCATGCCGAAGGCGTGGCGCGTCTTAAAGATCATGGTGATGGTGCCGTCTACCGGGGCGCAGACGTCGAAGGCATCGACGGCATCAGGCATCACCGCGAAGCCTTCACCCACCATGCCCTGCACAAAGGACGCATCCGGGACCTGGGAGAGCTCGACAACGTCTCCGGCGAACGGGGTGCGCACGTCGACGCCAGCGGCATCACCGCTTCCGCTCTGAGCGGCAGCGGCGCTGGCTCCAGCACCTGCCGCGCTCGCTGCACCAGTCGTGGCCAGGGCCGGGGAGCCGTGGCGCAGCTGGTGGCTGACCTCGTCATACATGAATTGCACGGCCGGGCCCACGATGACCTGGACGCTCTTCTCGGAGGGGTGGATGACGCCGGAGACGGCGGCGCGTTTGATCACGGAGTCGTCGACAAGCGCCTGCTCCTTCACGCCGACGCGCAGGCGCGTGGTGCAGTAGTCCAATGAGTCAATGTTGTCCTTGCCGCCGAGACCCTCGATGATGCGGGCGGCATCACGAGCAGTCTTCTCATCGCCGGTGGCGGAATCCTCCATGGAATCTGCTACCGCATCGTCCTCGCCGCGGCCCGGGGTCTTGAGGTTGAGCCAGCCGATAAGGAAGTAGAAGATGACGAAGTACAGGGCGAAGAAGCCCACACCCATGACCAGCAGCATGTACCACTTATTAGCCAGCGGGTTCTGTGAGGAGAGCAACATGTCCACGAAACCGGCAGAGAAGCCAAAGCCGGCGGTCCAATCCATGGCGGAAGCGATGAAGACGGACAGGCCCATCAGCAGCGCGTGCACCACGTAGAGCAGCGGGGCGACGAACATGAAGGAGAACTCCAGCGGCTCAGTCACGCCGGTGAAGAAGGAGGCCAAAGCACCTGCGGCCATCAGGGAACCGACGACCTTGCGCTTGTTCTTATCCGCGCGCAGGTACATGGCGAGTGCCGCGCCCGGCAAGCCGAACATCATGACTGGGAAGAAGCCCGCCTGATAGCGGCCGACGACGCCCTCGACCGTGCACTGGCCGTTGGCCCAAATGCCCGGGCAATCGGCGGCGGAGGTAGCAGTAGCGGCTGCCTCGATGGTCTTCTGACCAGCCTGGAAGTTGCCGATGTCATTGATACCGATGACATCGAACCAGAAGACGGAGTTCAGCGCGTGGTGCAGGCCGGTCGGGATGAGCAGGCGGTTAGCCACGCCATAAATACCGGCGCCCGCCGCGCCCAATCCTTGGATGGAGGTACCGAAGTTAAAGAGCGCGTTGTAGATGAACGGCCACACGAAGTAGAGGATGCCGGAAATCACTATGGCGATGACGGCGGTAAGAATCGGCACGAGGCGCCGTCCTGAGAAGAAAGCCAAAAAATCCGGCAGCTTGGTGCCGTGGAAGCGGTTATATACCCAGGCCGCCATGACGCCGGCGAGGATGCCGAAGAGGACGTTGCCGCCGCCCACGGCGTTCCAGCCTTCCGCGGCCCATTCCAGGGCCTCATCGCCGGTCAGCGCGGTGGGGTCTTCGATGCCGCGGTAGCCGGCCACGGCCTCCGGGCCCAGCAGCTTCATGAAGGTGGCGAAGGCCAGGAAACCAGAGAGCGCCGCGGCGCCGTTGGAATCCTTGGCCAGGCCGAAAGCAATGGCGATGGCGAAGATCCAGCCCAGGTTGGACAGCACCGCGTCGCCGGAGCTGATCAGCAGCTGGGCGGCGAGGTTATCCGGGCCAGCCGCGCTGGAGATCCAGTAGCCAACGCCACTGAGGATCGCCGCGACGGGCAGCACCGCCACAGCGCCCATGAGGGCTTTTCCGAGCCGCTGCAGCGGCCCCATGACATCGATTTTCATGCGAGGAGTCCTTTCACACTAGTAAGGAATTAGATGGAGTTTTTAGGAAAAGAGTGGGCGGTGCGGACGGTGCTTGTCCGCGAAAACGTAGTACTCGCGGTCCTCCAGCTGGGAGGCGGCGGCTTCATCGAGGATCACCGTGGCGCGCTGGTGCCACTGCAGGATCGACGCGGGGCAGTGCGCGGAGAGCGGGCCTTCCACCATGGCGTGGACCGCGCTGGCCTTGTTGCTGCCAGTGGCCAACAAGAGCAGGTGGCGGGCCTCACTGATGGTGCCCAATCCTTGGGTCAGCACGTGGCGCGGGACCTCGTCTTCGTTGTCAAAGAAGCGGGCATTGTCCTGCACGGTTTGCGGGTGCAGCGTCTTGATGCGGGTGCGTGATTGCAGGGAGCTCGACGGCTCGTTGAAGCCGACGTGCCCGTTGGCCCCGATGCCCAGCAGCTGGATGTCCACGCCGCCGGCATCACGGATGGCCTTGTCATAGGTGGCCGCGGCGGTGGCGGGGTCATCGGAGTCACCAGCGGGGCTTTTTACCAGGTCATCATCGAAATCCACGTGGCTGGTGAATTCGCGGCGGATGGTGGAATAGTAGGACTGCTCGTGGGTACGCTCCAGCCCGATGTATTCATCAAGCAGGAATGCGCGGCTGCGGGCAAAGCTCACCTCGCCGCGCTCATGGCGCGTAATGAGCTCCTTGTACATCGCTACCGGGGTCGATCCTGTGGCCAGGCCCAAGGTGGCGCCGGCGTTGGCGTAGTGCGCGAAGATGTCAGCGGCCTCCACGGCCACTTCGGCCGGCGTGGAGCGGATGAGGATTTCCATGAGATGCCTTCCTGTGTGTTTAAGAGAGTGGGATGTCCGCGCCGTCGACGATGACGCGCACCGGTTGGTAGTGAGAGTTAAGGCCAACCAGGTTGGCGCGCGCGCCAACCGCGATGCGGCCTAGATTCGTCTCCCCCAACACGTCGGCTGCCGTGGTGGAGGTAAAACGCACCGCCTCGCCCAGACCATGGCGCTCGGCGAAGCTGGCGAATTGCTGGGACAATGTAGAGGTGCCGCCCGCGATAGCACCGCTGGGCACGCGCGCGACTCCCCCGCTCACGGTGACAGGCAGCGAACCCAGCTCATAGTCACCGTCGGCCATGCCGGCCGCCGCCATGGCATCAGTGATGGCGAAGGCGCGGTGACTGTGAGCCATGTCCACGGCGCCGTCAACAAGATGCACACCATCTGCGATGAGCTCGACGGACACATCCCCCGCCTTCGCTGCGGTGAGCAAAGCCGCTACCGGGCCCGGCGCGCGGTGGTGAATAGAAGGCATGCCATTAAAGAGGTGCGTTCCAGTCACGGTCAGGCCGAGCTCCTTAGCCTTGGCGATAACGCTCAGCGTGGTGTCATAATCGGCCTCGGTGTGGCCCAGGCTGGCGATGATGCCATGCTCCGCGCAGACGTCGAGCAGCTTGTCGACGTTCTCCGTTTCCGGCGCGAAGGTAATCGAACGCAGGTGGCCGCGGGCCGCGGCGATGACCGCGCGGAAGAAGTCCGGGTCACCGGGCACGATGCGCGATGGGTCCTGTGCGCCGCATTTGGCCGCAGCGATGAAGGGGCCCTCCATGTGGATTCCGGCGATCTCGCCTTCTTCAGCCAGCTGGGCTAAAAGCTCCGCCCGGGCGCAGAGTTCTTCTTGCGTGCCGGAGACCAAGCTGGCCAGCAGTGTCGTTGTGCCGTGCGCGCGGTGGAAGCGGGCGGCGGCTAGGCACTGCTCGTAGTCGCCGTTGGGGAATCCCCCGCCGTTGCCGCCGTGGTTGTGTAGGTCCACGAAGCCGGGCACCCACAGCAACGCATCCGAGTCCCCGGCGCGCCAGGCAGCCTCGGCTTGGGGGACGTCGCCAAGCACTATGCCCTCAATACTCTCCCCGAACGTGACGGCCCCAGCGCGCAGCTCGAAGTTTTCATCAATATAGAGGCCCTCGACGTGGCCTTTCTCCTTTGTCTGCATGGTTCATTCGGTCCCGCTTGTACGGGCTGACGTGGCGCAGCCCGGTTGACAATTCACTTGAGATTTATCAGGGCTACCAATTTTTGTGAACCACACTTCCTCCGAAGGGGGTGTGTGAGCGCAGATGGCTTTTAGCGCGTTAGGTGCACCGCACGGAATGTCGAAAGGCCCGGCGAGCTACCAGCCGCGGGTGACCACTCGGTCCCAAAGCGCGTTGCTCGCTAGCTCACCGGCGCCCGCTGGTGAGGTGCCAACGAACACATCTCTCGCATCAGGATCATCAGCAAGAATGTAGCGGAACCACGCGGTGGCGTAACTGTCCCCGAACTCTAGAACGTCCTTGTGGTCCGCGCCCAGGCGGCGGGCAATGATTGCCGGACCACCAGCTGATTCAAAGTTCTCCTGCAAGTCTGA
Coding sequences:
- a CDS encoding GDSL-type esterase/lipase family protein: MNLKKKVMAAFAATCIAVGLGTAPQAVAADANLVAFGDSVLADPDAGAYLTARLSSQSAGGVNCPQSNNYARRTGAKLGLPVADFSCSGAVSFSRGPQMFAQVDRAIQTGALSPNTRRVLYATGFNDTYNNPGMSEGELRRRFVDANAPLIGRIRAAAPNARIQIVGYPTIGSAGSYCLLHVGPAPLDHTFLPNVRAWEDASQWMQVDLAARTGTEFLDLKPSTRDKGMCATADRRMWAGLVDFTAGDGNLPLHVNARGHEHAANVIAGS
- a CDS encoding AMP-binding protein, whose amino-acid sequence is MPFNFSDLTFHAAALSRFIPQLFKSGIITHRDGITPLLKAGPILSRYRFTTARELEQGYITCPERLALIDDDGTLTYRQLRNNAQTLAKHLRSLDLPEIRLGVMARNGRGIITPLGAKGYAGAHIFLLNVGSSPEQLAGCIEENNINVLVIDDEFIDRLDPAYHERIAVIIGHDSGAEHFGLPTLDGIVKHAEAVRDIRLPKYPKHGHIVLMSSGTTGIPKGIMRPEPTLPVVLASIVENIPWRANQKVQMTASIFHTWGWACLNIALGLRNTIVTRRVFDPAAALDDIQRYQLDGLLSSPVFFRQMVEVDPDSAYDTSSLKFIASAGHALTPEIVKETHERFGPILCNVYGSTELALASTASMEEVAKDPTIGGKIASGTKLRILDEEGNEVPRGEVGEIYLTNSTALIGYTNPKIPLHKVDGLISIGDLGYIDPEGYLHVVGRADDMIIVGGENVHPQSVTEVLEAMPGIAEVHAGGVEDETTFQRIAVWAVTTRDALGNAVTADAIRAWVRENLADHSVPRDVHFLDKLPRNATGKVVPRLLHGTD
- the nagE gene encoding N-acetylglucosamine-specific PTS transporter subunit IIBC, which codes for MKIDVMGPLQRLGKALMGAVAVLPVAAILSGVGYWISSAAGPDNLAAQLLISSGDAVLSNLGWIFAIAIAFGLAKDSNGAAALSGFLAFATFMKLLGPEAVAGYRGIEDPTALTGDEALEWAAEGWNAVGGGNVLFGILAGVMAAWVYNRFHGTKLPDFLAFFSGRRLVPILTAVIAIVISGILYFVWPFIYNALFNFGTSIQGLGAAGAGIYGVANRLLIPTGLHHALNSVFWFDVIGINDIGNFQAGQKTIEAAATATSAADCPGIWANGQCTVEGVVGRYQAGFFPVMMFGLPGAALAMYLRADKNKRKVVGSLMAAGALASFFTGVTEPLEFSFMFVAPLLYVVHALLMGLSVFIASAMDWTAGFGFSAGFVDMLLSSQNPLANKWYMLLVMGVGFFALYFVIFYFLIGWLNLKTPGRGEDDAVADSMEDSATGDEKTARDAARIIEGLGGKDNIDSLDYCTTRLRVGVKEQALVDDSVIKRAAVSGVIHPSEKSVQVIVGPAVQFMYDEVSHQLRHGSPALATTGAASAAGAGASAAAAQSGSGDAAGVDVRTPFAGDVVELSQVPDASFVQGMVGEGFAVMPDAVDAFDVCAPVDGTITMIFKTRHAFGMKTADGLDLLIHIGIDTVELKGEGFTALAKKGDTVTAGTPIIAVEASKLRERGVNLITPVVCPTAKQVAGVDIAREGHALPGEVAATVKRSS
- the nagB gene encoding glucosamine-6-phosphate deaminase gives rise to the protein MEILIRSTPAEVAVEAADIFAHYANAGATLGLATGSTPVAMYKELITRHERGEVSFARSRAFLLDEYIGLERTHEQSYYSTIRREFTSHVDFDDDLVKSPAGDSDDPATAAATYDKAIRDAGGVDIQLLGIGANGHVGFNEPSSSLQSRTRIKTLHPQTVQDNARFFDNEDEVPRHVLTQGLGTISEARHLLLLATGSNKASAVHAMVEGPLSAHCPASILQWHQRATVILDEAAASQLEDREYYVFADKHRPHRPLFS
- a CDS encoding N-acetylglucosamine-6-phosphate deacetylase, with amino-acid sequence MQTKEKGHVEGLYIDENFELRAGAVTFGESIEGIVLGDVPQAEAAWRAGDSDALLWVPGFVDLHNHGGNGGGFPNGDYEQCLAAARFHRAHGTTTLLASLVSGTQEELCARAELLAQLAEEGEIAGIHMEGPFIAAAKCGAQDPSRIVPGDPDFFRAVIAAARGHLRSITFAPETENVDKLLDVCAEHGIIASLGHTEADYDTTLSVIAKAKELGLTVTGTHLFNGMPSIHHRAPGPVAALLTAAKAGDVSVELIADGVHLVDGAVDMAHSHRAFAITDAMAAAGMADGDYELGSLPVTVSGGVARVPSGAIAGGTSTLSQQFASFAERHGLGEAVRFTSTTAADVLGETNLGRIAVGARANLVGLNSHYQPVRVIVDGADIPLS